A single region of the Bartonella harrusi genome encodes:
- a CDS encoding Rha family transcriptional regulator: MHNLVTTAESPFKNEAIQTISSVEIADLCSKRHDHVMRDIKKMLEELYYEGGLPKFGGTYLDTQGRPQNCYNLPKHECLILVSGYSTALRAKIIDRWQQLEQQVVAPQIDYSSPQVMLGVLNYLKNENEQKDNMIAELKPKAMALESLQRHDGLFGLTETAKILEMQPKQFILFLQQKGWVYRRMANGHLLPYQDKIQKGLMDCPTITIQTSGGMNKVIPSAKITTKGIGVLSQEIKRQSVH, translated from the coding sequence ATGCATAATCTTGTCACAACAGCAGAAAGTCCTTTTAAGAACGAAGCTATTCAAACCATATCGAGTGTTGAAATTGCCGATTTGTGTAGTAAACGGCATGACCATGTTATGCGTGATATCAAGAAAATGCTTGAAGAATTATACTATGAAGGGGGTCTCCCCAAATTTGGGGGGACCTATTTAGACACGCAAGGTAGACCTCAAAATTGTTATAATCTTCCAAAACACGAATGTTTAATCCTCGTCTCAGGTTACAGCACAGCATTACGAGCAAAGATCATAGATCGGTGGCAACAATTAGAACAGCAAGTAGTGGCACCGCAAATCGATTACTCTAGTCCACAAGTCATGTTAGGGGTTTTAAATTATCTCAAAAATGAGAATGAACAAAAAGACAATATGATTGCAGAATTAAAACCAAAGGCAATGGCTCTTGAAAGTTTACAACGCCATGATGGGCTCTTTGGTCTTACCGAGACTGCTAAAATACTCGAAATGCAACCAAAACAGTTCATTCTCTTCTTACAGCAAAAGGGTTGGGTCTATCGACGCATGGCAAATGGGCATCTGTTACCTTATCAAGACAAAATCCAAAAAGGTCTGATGGATTGTCCTACCATCACTATTCAAACTTCTGGTGGAATGAATAAAGTCATTCCTTCTGCAAAAATCACAACAAAAGGCATTGGTGTGCTTTCTCAAGAAATCAAAAGACAAAGCGTGCATTAA
- a CDS encoding helix-turn-helix domain-containing protein: MNNLKFFREKMGLSSKKLAELAGTSQPQIFRLENGQRKLTKEWAIRLAPHLAVTPKQLMFSEQQTNSLDEQIEDMLEHLSYDNKVKLLDLLSSFYQEKK; the protein is encoded by the coding sequence ATGAATAATTTAAAATTTTTCAGAGAAAAAATGGGGTTAAGCTCCAAAAAATTAGCCGAATTAGCCGGCACAAGTCAGCCACAGATTTTTCGCTTAGAGAATGGACAGCGAAAATTAACAAAAGAATGGGCTATACGTTTAGCACCTCACTTAGCTGTTACACCTAAACAACTAATGTTTTCAGAGCAACAAACAAATAGCTTAGATGAACAAATAGAAGATATGCTTGAACACCTAAGCTATGATAATAAAGTTAAGCTTCTTGATCTTCTTTCTTCATTTTATCAAGAAAAAAAGTAA
- a CDS encoding helix-turn-helix domain-containing protein: protein MFKLKSYLLKNNITYAEFAISVGVTQTSIARYINNKRFPQPRIIKK from the coding sequence ATGTTTAAGCTAAAATCATATTTATTGAAGAATAATATTACTTACGCTGAGTTTGCAATTTCTGTAGGTGTTACACAGACATCAATAGCACGTTACATAAATAACAAGAGATTTCCTCAGCCTAGAATAATAAAAAAATAG
- a CDS encoding dATP/dGTP diphosphohydrolase domain-containing protein — translation MVLKAHKNDIGKPRVDLIPPLTLLDIGRVLEFGANKYSANNWRHGMNWSRLYGAASRHLLTWFGGEDKDVESGLSHLAHAACCLLFLMECEAKQIGHDDRVKSNGQR, via the coding sequence ATGGTTTTAAAAGCACATAAGAATGATATTGGTAAACCGCGTGTTGATCTTATTCCACCACTAACGTTGCTTGATATTGGTCGTGTTTTAGAGTTTGGAGCAAACAAATACAGTGCTAACAATTGGCGTCATGGCATGAACTGGAGCCGTTTGTATGGAGCTGCTTCACGTCATTTATTAACATGGTTTGGTGGAGAGGATAAAGATGTCGAGAGTGGTTTATCACATTTGGCACATGCGGCTTGTTGCCTTCTTTTCTTAATGGAATGCGAAGCAAAACAGATAGGTCATGATGACCGCGTTAAGAGCAATGGACAGAGATGA
- a CDS encoding crossover junction endodeoxyribonuclease RuvC, which translates to MSHTILCLDLGTKTGWAICGADGHIFSGTVNFQSRRFAGGGMRYLRFKQWLTEMKSTAGSIDAVYFEEVRRHVGTDAAHVYGGFLGHLTAWCEHHEIPYEGIPVGIIKKATTGKGNTSKEEIIQAMCAKEHKPKDDNEADALAILDLMKEGE; encoded by the coding sequence ATGTCTCATACAATTCTTTGCCTTGATCTAGGTACCAAAACGGGCTGGGCAATATGCGGTGCAGATGGTCACATATTCAGTGGCACGGTTAATTTTCAATCACGCCGTTTTGCAGGCGGGGGTATGCGTTATCTGCGCTTTAAACAATGGCTTACAGAAATGAAATCAACAGCCGGTAGTATTGATGCCGTGTATTTTGAAGAAGTGCGCCGGCATGTTGGTACTGATGCGGCGCATGTTTACGGTGGTTTTCTAGGTCATTTAACAGCTTGGTGTGAACATCATGAGATACCTTATGAAGGCATCCCTGTTGGCATAATTAAGAAGGCAACGACAGGAAAAGGAAATACCTCAAAAGAAGAGATAATACAGGCGATGTGTGCAAAGGAACACAAGCCTAAGGATGATAATGAAGCGGATGCTTTAGCAATTTTAGATTTAATGAAAGAAGGGGAATAA
- a CDS encoding DUF1376 domain-containing protein, whose product MSEKTSWIKINVEKWLLDLAALPPTEGNIYMRLRLRMLHTGKPLTNNLRALASLARCSIDELNDAFDLLSETGHIFLLDDEHIWSVDVEEELKNNTQ is encoded by the coding sequence ATGTCTGAAAAAACATCTTGGATAAAAATTAATGTAGAAAAATGGCTTCTTGACCTCGCTGCTTTGCCCCCTACTGAAGGCAATATTTACATGAGGTTGCGATTAAGAATGCTACATACTGGCAAACCTCTTACGAACAATTTACGAGCATTGGCTTCATTAGCACGCTGTTCAATTGACGAGCTTAATGATGCATTTGATCTCTTATCTGAAACTGGACACATCTTTCTTTTGGATGACGAACATATCTGGAGTGTAGATGTTGAAGAAGAGCTAAAAAATAACACGCAATAA
- a CDS encoding DUF1376 domain-containing protein: protein MANQLPWVRNFYQEWIMDFAGTDAAEKATYSTLTALMYRACEPIYDDTSALARIVGCSVQTFKKSLEKLIRKKLILQLEDGNLWSTQVEEELKNCNENLNRLSEKAIKAANTRKNKQKDNASKEYDASIMTSSQDHDDVIMTSSRQHINNNINSYNKKTNTIVLAKKEIDFEDLETNEQVDEPSEDHDCEKRADAIETVAEDQPLIHEQENVPKKAKRSQTNRGCRLPDDFEPNLQYAIDKGLTHDEALLEVERFRNFWQAKSGKDTTKSDWQKAWYSWITHPDYGLLAKKKEKLEREKRYGKPIIENTREQRGKSYRVAQYMSDIKNSDSAYKFLFEDDERTTIPLVTGTKTLDCRSGENYLISQ, encoded by the coding sequence ATGGCTAATCAATTACCTTGGGTCCGTAATTTTTATCAAGAGTGGATTATGGACTTTGCTGGTACTGATGCAGCAGAGAAAGCTACTTATAGTACACTCACTGCTCTCATGTATCGAGCCTGTGAACCGATTTATGATGACACTTCTGCTTTAGCACGCATTGTTGGTTGTTCAGTGCAAACGTTTAAAAAATCATTAGAAAAACTCATTCGAAAAAAATTAATTCTTCAATTAGAAGATGGCAATTTGTGGAGTACACAAGTCGAAGAAGAATTAAAAAATTGTAATGAAAATTTAAACAGGCTTTCGGAAAAAGCTATCAAAGCTGCAAACACTAGGAAAAATAAGCAGAAAGATAATGCATCAAAAGAATATGATGCGTCTATCATGACATCATCACAAGATCATGATGATGTCATCATGACCTCATCACGACAACACATTAACAATAACATTAACAGTTATAATAAAAAAACTAACACTATCGTGTTAGCAAAAAAAGAAATTGATTTTGAAGATTTAGAAACAAACGAACAGGTTGACGAGCCTTCAGAAGATCATGATTGCGAAAAGCGAGCAGATGCAATCGAAACGGTGGCAGAGGATCAACCTCTCATTCACGAGCAAGAAAACGTTCCCAAAAAAGCCAAGCGTTCTCAAACCAATCGTGGTTGTCGATTACCGGACGATTTTGAACCTAATTTGCAATACGCAATCGATAAAGGCTTAACGCATGATGAGGCGCTGTTAGAAGTAGAACGCTTCAGAAATTTTTGGCAGGCGAAATCAGGAAAGGATACGACCAAAAGCGATTGGCAAAAGGCGTGGTACAGTTGGATTACACATCCGGATTATGGACTATTAGCCAAGAAAAAAGAAAAATTAGAAAGGGAAAAACGGTATGGAAAACCGATCATTGAAAACACGAGAGAACAGCGCGGTAAATCTTATCGAGTTGCACAATACATGTCCGATATCAAAAATTCAGACAGTGCGTACAAGTTTTTATTCGAGGACGATGAAAGAACCACCATTCCTTTGGTTACCGGGACAAAAACCCTCGATTGCAGAAGCGGAGAGAATTACCTCATTAGCCAATGA
- a CDS encoding Rha family transcriptional regulator produces the protein MSSREIAKLCDKRHDNIVRDIRQICTDLKIEVSAFQGTYKDSTERKLVCYNLPKRECLILFGV, from the coding sequence ATGTCTAGCCGTGAAATTGCAAAGTTGTGCGATAAAAGGCATGACAATATTGTAAGAGATATTCGGCAAATATGTACTGACCTCAAAATTGAGGTGAGTGCATTTCAAGGAACTTATAAGGATTCTACAGAACGTAAATTAGTCTGCTACAACCTTCCTAAACGTGAATGCCTTATTTTATTCGGGGTATAG